In Psychrobacter sp. JCM 18902, a single window of DNA contains:
- the pstC gene encoding phosphate ABC transporter permease subunit PstC: MNDLRSQLAKQKRYDLLFVNATKAFAILVLLSLGGILVSLIIGAWPSIQAFGLGFYTSNNWDTVANEYGALAPIYGTLVTSFIAILIAVPISFGIAIFLTEMCPTFLKKPLGIAIELLAGIPSIIYGMWGLFVFAPFFGDHIQPWFIEHVGPLPIIGKLFTGAPMGLGMFTASLVLAIMIIPFIAATMRDVFSVVPDLLKESAYGMGATTWEVMFKIILPYTKAGVVGGVILGLGRALGETMAVTFLIGNAFNISPSLFTSGVTITSALANEFAEASSELHLASLLHLGLILFVITFIVLSLAKLMLMRMDHKAGNR, from the coding sequence TGAATGCTACTAAGGCTTTTGCCATACTGGTACTCTTATCGTTGGGCGGCATTTTAGTCTCCTTGATTATCGGAGCATGGCCGAGCATTCAGGCATTTGGTCTTGGATTTTATACCAGTAATAATTGGGATACGGTCGCCAATGAATACGGGGCTCTTGCCCCTATTTATGGCACGCTAGTAACGTCATTTATAGCTATTCTCATTGCAGTACCAATCAGTTTTGGCATTGCCATATTTTTGACCGAGATGTGCCCAACCTTCCTCAAAAAACCACTTGGTATCGCCATTGAGCTATTGGCTGGTATTCCTTCTATCATTTACGGTATGTGGGGATTGTTTGTATTTGCGCCTTTCTTCGGTGATCACATTCAGCCTTGGTTCATTGAACACGTCGGTCCACTACCCATCATTGGTAAGCTATTTACGGGCGCGCCAATGGGACTGGGGATGTTTACGGCATCCCTTGTACTTGCCATCATGATCATTCCATTTATCGCCGCCACCATGCGCGATGTTTTTTCGGTCGTGCCAGACCTGCTTAAAGAATCAGCATATGGTATGGGCGCAACGACGTGGGAAGTTATGTTCAAGATTATTTTGCCGTATACCAAAGCTGGCGTGGTTGGTGGCGTGATCTTAGGACTGGGTCGGGCATTGGGTGAGACGATGGCAGTGACTTTCTTGATTGGTAATGCGTTCAATATCAGTCCAAGTCTCTTTACCTCTGGTGTCACCATTACCTCAGCTTTAGCCAACGAGTTTGCCGAAGCGTCGAGTGAGCTACATTTGGCTTCTTTATTACATTTAGGCTTAATCTTATTTGTCATCACCTTCATTGTGCTATCTCTAGCAAAACTCATGCTCATGCGCATGGATCACAAGGCAGGCAATCGGTAG
- the pstA gene encoding phosphate ABC transporter permease PstA: MAANNAINAPLPTQPNSASRYNRSLYNKRRLTNKLGLGFAMSAMVFGLFWLFWILLTLFVEGFQGIVQLPIFTADTPPPMSAGGLRNAIVGSVMLAFSGLFIGAPIGLMTGIYLSEFAQGSMLGKVTRFLNDILLSAPSIVIGLFIYALMVKGQSFSGWAGALALALIVIPVVVRTTENMLNLVPNSIREAAYALGTPKWKMVTQVTIKAARAGLTTGVLLAFARITGETAPLLFTALNNQYFSTDMGQPIANLPNTIYQFAMSPYENWHTLAWAAALLITTSVLVLNILARFIGSRGQAK; encoded by the coding sequence ATGGCTGCTAACAATGCGATCAATGCACCACTACCGACTCAGCCAAACAGTGCTAGCCGCTACAATCGAAGCCTTTATAACAAGCGCCGTTTGACCAACAAGTTAGGTCTAGGCTTTGCCATGTCGGCGATGGTTTTTGGACTATTTTGGTTGTTTTGGATTTTGTTGACGCTCTTTGTGGAAGGCTTTCAAGGTATTGTACAGCTGCCTATTTTTACTGCTGATACACCGCCACCGATGAGTGCGGGCGGGCTGCGTAACGCCATTGTCGGTTCAGTAATGCTCGCGTTTTCAGGATTGTTTATCGGTGCACCTATTGGCCTCATGACAGGTATTTATTTATCCGAGTTCGCTCAAGGCAGTATGCTTGGCAAGGTAACGCGTTTCTTAAATGATATTTTGTTATCCGCACCCTCGATTGTGATTGGTCTTTTTATTTATGCATTGATGGTAAAAGGTCAAAGTTTCTCTGGTTGGGCAGGCGCGTTAGCATTGGCATTAATCGTTATTCCTGTGGTCGTGCGTACCACTGAGAATATGCTCAATCTAGTGCCTAATAGCATTCGTGAAGCGGCTTACGCACTTGGCACACCCAAGTGGAAAATGGTGACTCAAGTAACAATTAAGGCAGCTAGAGCAGGACTGACCACTGGGGTGTTATTGGCATTTGCTCGAATCACTGGTGAGACAGCACCGTTGCTATTTACGGCGCTTAACAACCAGTATTTCAGTACTGATATGGGTCAGCCTATTGCCAACTTACCCAATACCATCTATCAGTTTGCGATGAGTCCTTATGAAAACTGGCATACCTTAGCGTGGGCGGCGGCGTTGCTGATCACGACCTCTGTCTTGGTATTAAATATTTTGGCGAGATTCATCGGTAGTAGAGGTCAGGCTAAATAA